The following is a genomic window from Hymenobacter monticola.
GCGCGGCGCCAAAATCATGGCCGAGGGCACCCAAAACAACCCCATCATCTTCACCTCGGCCAAGGCGCCCGGCAGCCGCAACTACGGCGACTGGGGCGGCGTGGTGCTGGTGGGCGCCGCGCCCACCAACCGCGCCCTGACCTTCTTGCCCGAAGGCGGCATTCGCAGCCTGTTCGGTGGCACCAACGCGGCCGACAACTCCGGCATCCTCAAGTACGCCCGCATCGAGTACGCCGGCGTGCCCCTCTCCACCGACCCCAACAGCGAAATCAACGGCCTGACGCTGTACGGCGTGGGCTCGGGCACGACGCTGGACTACATCCAGGTTTCGTATTCCGGCGACGACGCCTTTGAATGGTTCGGCGGCACCGCGAACGCCAAGCACCTGGTGGCCTTCCGCAACTGGGACGATGATTTCGACACCGACTACGGTTTCACCGGCAAAATTCAGTACGGCGTTTCGCTGCGCGACCCGCAGTACGCCGACCAGTCCGGCTCCAACGGATTCGAGTCCGACAACTTCAACCCCGGCACCCCGGCCAACGGCACCAACGACGGCCTGCCCCTGACCGCGCCGGTGTTCAGCAACATGAGCGTGTTCGTGACGGCGGGCGCCCCCGTTACCACGCAGCAGTCGGGCAGCGGCTCGTATCAGTCGGCCCTGCACCTGCGCCGCAACACCTCCACCAGCGTCTACAACTCCGTGTTTGTGGGGCAGCCGGAAGGCCTGCGCCTCGACGGCACCACCACCTGGGCCAACGCCCAGGCCGGTGGCTTGAACCTAGCCGGCATCGTGCTGGCCAACAACAACACACCTTTGCGCTCGGCCAACGGTACCGGCACCGGCGCCTTCACCGATGCCGACGTGCAGGGCTGGTTCAACGCTTCGGGCAAAAACAACTCGGTGGTGACGGGTGCCAACCTGAGTACGCTCGGCCTCAACACCAACAACTTCAACCTGAGCGCCCCGAACTTCCTGCTGCAAAGCAGCTCGTCGCTGCTGACGGGCGCCGTATTCACTGGCAAAGCGTCCGACGCCTTCTTCACCCAAGGCACCTTCCGCGGCGCTTTCAACGGCACCGACAACTGGACCCAGGGCTGGACCAACTTCGACCCGCAGAATACGGCGTACTAAACCTCTCCATGCCTGCCACAAAAAAGGCTCCCCGCTTCGGGGAGCCTTTTTTGCGTCGGCTGTTTCCTTTTCAGAAACTCAAACCGCCTGTCATTCTGAGCGTAGCGAAGAGCCTTTCACGTGAGAACGGTAATTGATGAACCGTGAGACGGTCCTTCGCTGCGCTCAGGATGACAGGTGATTTGTGAGCTTGCCCAGGCCTACTTACTCAGCCGGAAAATAATCGGCAGCGTGCGCTGCACCCGCACCGGCCGCCCGGCCACGCGCCCGGGCGTCCACCAGGGCATGAGGCGCACCACGCGCAGGGCCTCCTCGTCGAAGCCGTGGCCGCAGCCTTTGGCCACTTCCGCATCGCGGATGCGGCCCTGCTCATCCACTACAAAGCGCACATACACCGTGCCCGACAGGTTTTGCTGGTTGGCGGTGGCGGGGTAGACAATTTTCTTCGCCAGAAATTGGTACATGGCTGCTTCACCGCCGGGGTAAGTGGGCATCTCATCGGCGTAGGTGAGCACAGCGGGGGCAGCGGCCGGAGCCTCTGTGGTTGCGGGGCCTGGGACGGGCACGGCCGTGCGGCTGGCCATTTGAGCGTGTGCGGCGGAGGCAGCCAGCAGCAGCACACCACCCGTCAGAATAAAGGTTATTTTAGCTAACACGGCGATATAATTATTGCTCCGGCAAAGCTACCGGGCCGCTTTAGCCACGCAGTAAGCCCGGCAATTATGCTTTCGTCACGGTTTTATTACCGACTACTGCCGCGCGGCATTGCCCGTACCGAGGCAGTTGCAGCCACTGCATTAGTGCTTCACCGGCCGGCGGTTTGCTTCGTTCCTTTGCAGCCTCCATTCAGCCTTTGCTCCCATGCTCATTTCCATGACCGGCTTCGGCCAGGCCCACCGCGAAACCGACACCTACACGGCCACTGTCGAGCTTCGCTCCGTCAATTCCAAAACCCTGGACCTGACCCTGCGCCTGCCCCGCTTCCTGATGCCGCACGAGCTGGAAATCCGCAACGCCGTGGCCAAAGCCCTGTTGCGCGGCAAGGTCAACCTCAACCTCGATTTTGTGCGCCCTGCCGCCGCCCGCGCCGCCACCACCCTCAACAAAGAAGCCTTCCTGGCTGCTTTTCAGGAGCTGAAAGAACTGGCCCAAAGCCTGGGCGTAACCGCTGGCGAAGAAACCTTCGCCGCCGCGCTGCGCCTGCCGGGCGTCATCCCCACGGCCTCCGAGATGCGCGAGGCCGAGCCCGCCGCCGAGGAAATTGCCTGGGCTGAGCTGCAGCCCCTGCTGACGGAGGCGCTGGCCGCCATGCAGCAGTTCCGGCACGACGAGGGCAGCACCCTCACCGCCGAAATCCTGGGCTACGTGGCCACCATTCGCCAGCAGCTGGCGGCCGTGGAGGTGCACGACCCCGCCCGCATCGAGCACGTGCGCCAACGCCTGGCCGGCCACCTGGCCGAGCTCACCAGCCACGAGCACTTCAACGAAACCCGCTTCGAGCAGGAGGTGCTCTACTACATCGAGAAGCTCGACATTGCCGAAGAGAAGGTGCGCCTGGCCGCCCACCTCGCCTATTTTGAACAGGCCGTGCACCAGCCCGATGAGGCCGTGGGCAAGAAGCTGGGCTTCCTGGCCCAGGAAATCGGCCGCGAAATCAACACCATCGGCTCCAAGGCCAACGACGCTACCGTGCAGCACTTGGTGGTGGGCATGAAGGAGGAACTGGAAAAAATAAAAGAGCAGCTCAACAACATTCTTTAGCTGAGATTTTCGCTCGGTGTGGCTACAACTTCGTTGGTCGGGCGAGGACCCTGCTTGGGCGAAAAAAAGACCATAAATAGGATTATACTTACAAATTTTACAATCCAACAAACACAAAATAGCGCTTTTCAATTGGATTCATTTTTAAAAAGCTTAACCTACCACACTGTCGGCAACCTATAGAACCTTAGCACGTTATTAGAACCGCAGTAAGCTCAACCACTGAGTTTACAAAAAATAAAGCAATATTTGTGGCACCAAAGTTGGATATCTCATTATTGTATCTAACTTGGGTACTCAAATAGCGTTTCGTTACCCACCTCTATTCCCAATTAATATGAAATCTACATTTTTACTCTGTATTCTGGGAGTGCTGTTGATGGCCGCGCGTCCCGCATCCGAAATCGAGTTGGTGAAGAAGCGCGTGCTCAGCGAGCGGGTGGAAATCCTGATTCCCAAGGGCTTCGAGGTAATGACCGAGCAGCAGATGGACTTTGCCTACGCCAAAGCCCAGAGCCGCCCCAGCGTCATTTTCACCAACAACAACCTGGTGAGCCTCGCCTTCAATTATTCCGACAACGACGCCGACCAGGACATGGTCGACATTTACTCGGCTTCGTTTGGCAAGACCTACCACAAGCAGTACAAAGACGCCACCTGGTTTGGCGACGGCGTGAAGAACATCAACAACCGCAAGGTGGGCTACCTCGAATTCATGAAGCCTGAAATGGGTCACGAGGTGTACACGCTGGTGTTTTTCACCGATGTGGAAGGCAAGCTCATGATTTGCACCTTCAACTGCGCCGACCGCCAGAAGCCCGAGTGGGAGCCCATCGCCAAGCAAATCATGCTCTCGCTGAAAGCCAAAGGCTAGGAGCCACTAGCTCTTAGCAGCAAAGCCGGTAGTTGAACGCAGGTTCGGCTACCGGCTTTTTTTTGCACGAGGCGCGGCCCCTTCCTCGTTTAAAAAGTCCCGAACCAGCCCGAAAGCCCCCGCGAAGCCAACCAGCGACAGCGCGGCCGGCTGGTCGTTCACGTCGTGGTAGGCCGTGCTGCCGCCACGGGTATAAATGAAAAAGGCAGGCACCCCGGCCTCGGAAAAGGGGTAATGGTCGGAGTTGGCGGCCTTGCCCCGAGGCGCAAGCGCAGGTAAGTAGCGGTGTGCATCATTCAACGCCACCAACCGCTTATAAGGCGCCTCAAACACGCGGCCATTCACCACCGTGGCGCCCTGCTCGCCGGTACCAAGTAGGTCGAGGTTGACGAGGAATTTGATGCTTTTGAGCGGAATGAGCGGGTACGTCACAAAGTAGTTAGAGCCAACCAAGCCGGCCTCCTCAGCCCCGAAGAGCAGGAACACAACGGAGTACGCCGGGCGATTTTCGGGGCGAGCGTAGTAAGCAGCCAGCTCCAGGAGCAGGGCCACACCGCTGGCGTTGTCGTTAGCGCCAGGGAAGTAGGCTTTGGGGCCCATCATGCCCAGGTGGTCGTAGTGGGCCGATACAACGAGGAAGGAGTCGGGCTGAGCGGTACCGCGCACCACGGCGGCCAGGTTCTGGGTCTGGTACCTGGCCTCCAGCTTTGCCCCTACCCGCACGGTGCCCCACACGGTGTGGCCCTTGGCCGCACCGGTGGCCGTATCGCCAAAAATGGCTTTGTCGAGCCACAGCGGCACTTTTTCGGCCAGCACTTCCACGCGGGGCTGCGGCGCCTGCTCGGCGGCCAGCGAGGCCGTGAGCTTGGGTACCACGGTTATCATGGCGGCGGCAGAGTTGAGGCGCTGCTGCAGCAGCGACGGCAGCAGGTGCAGGCGGGCAGCATCGGCGGCGCGTAGGAGGAGCACGCGCTTGCTCCAGGGCACCAGCAGGTAGCGGGCCTGCACCGTGGCTTTGGTGAACACCAGCGTGTCGAGCAGGAAGATGCGGGCTTTCACGTTGCCGGCCGCAGAATTAGGAGCGGCAATGCAGGCGGTACCGGCCCGCCACGCCGTGGCCAAGGCGCTGCCATCGGCCTGAATGCCGGCCGCCACTTCGCCCGGAAAGGTGTTTACATCCAGCGTGAAAGGCTGCGTAAAGTTGGGTGCCAACGGGGCCAGCTTCAGCCCGCGCAGCCGCTCGCGCAGGTAGGCGGCGGCCTCGTGCTCGCCCTGCTTCACGTAGCCGCGGCCGTGCAGCTCAGGCGACGCCAGCTTCTTGATGGTGGCGCGGACACGTGGCAGGTTTTGGGCGGGCGCCGGGCTGGCACTCAGCATGGCGCCGGCCACCAGCGCGGCCACGGCCTGCGCAACGGCGC
Proteins encoded in this region:
- a CDS encoding cell shape-determining protein MreB; this translates as MKRFPKLMLLGLLSMAAALSSCEDNNDNGPTPPTPSGPTDSAGRVILTGEITSNRTLSANEKYLLQGNVYVTSGNTLTIPAGTKIFGDQATKGTLIIERGAKIMAEGTQNNPIIFTSAKAPGSRNYGDWGGVVLVGAAPTNRALTFLPEGGIRSLFGGTNAADNSGILKYARIEYAGVPLSTDPNSEINGLTLYGVGSGTTLDYIQVSYSGDDAFEWFGGTANAKHLVAFRNWDDDFDTDYGFTGKIQYGVSLRDPQYADQSGSNGFESDNFNPGTPANGTNDGLPLTAPVFSNMSVFVTAGAPVTTQQSGSGSYQSALHLRRNTSTSVYNSVFVGQPEGLRLDGTTTWANAQAGGLNLAGIVLANNNTPLRSANGTGTGAFTDADVQGWFNASGKNNSVVTGANLSTLGLNTNNFNLSAPNFLLQSSSSLLTGAVFTGKASDAFFTQGTFRGAFNGTDNWTQGWTNFDPQNTAY
- a CDS encoding energy transducer TonB, with the protein product MLAKITFILTGGVLLLAASAAHAQMASRTAVPVPGPATTEAPAAAPAVLTYADEMPTYPGGEAAMYQFLAKKIVYPATANQQNLSGTVYVRFVVDEQGRIRDAEVAKGCGHGFDEEALRVVRLMPWWTPGRVAGRPVRVQRTLPIIFRLSK
- a CDS encoding YicC/YloC family endoribonuclease, yielding MLISMTGFGQAHRETDTYTATVELRSVNSKTLDLTLRLPRFLMPHELEIRNAVAKALLRGKVNLNLDFVRPAAARAATTLNKEAFLAAFQELKELAQSLGVTAGEETFAAALRLPGVIPTASEMREAEPAAEEIAWAELQPLLTEALAAMQQFRHDEGSTLTAEILGYVATIRQQLAAVEVHDPARIEHVRQRLAGHLAELTSHEHFNETRFEQEVLYYIEKLDIAEEKVRLAAHLAYFEQAVHQPDEAVGKKLGFLAQEIGREINTIGSKANDATVQHLVVGMKEELEKIKEQLNNIL
- a CDS encoding VanZ family protein encodes the protein MPASPRPYFGLPLVWAAVVLVLTLTPAKEMPRTPVWELLSFDTAAHAGVFFVLAGLGWFSLHRQRRWPRLARHAGLAVLAASIAFGALIEVLQMTMRLGRHGEWSDLLSDGIGAVLAVVLAAWWSRRQKRQTSAVAQAVAALVAGAMLSASPAPAQNLPRVRATIKKLASPELHGRGYVKQGEHEAAAYLRERLRGLKLAPLAPNFTQPFTLDVNTFPGEVAAGIQADGSALATAWRAGTACIAAPNSAAGNVKARIFLLDTLVFTKATVQARYLLVPWSKRVLLLRAADAARLHLLPSLLQQRLNSAAAMITVVPKLTASLAAEQAPQPRVEVLAEKVPLWLDKAIFGDTATGAAKGHTVWGTVRVGAKLEARYQTQNLAAVVRGTAQPDSFLVVSAHYDHLGMMGPKAYFPGANDNASGVALLLELAAYYARPENRPAYSVVFLLFGAEEAGLVGSNYFVTYPLIPLKSIKFLVNLDLLGTGEQGATVVNGRVFEAPYKRLVALNDAHRYLPALAPRGKAANSDHYPFSEAGVPAFFIYTRGGSTAYHDVNDQPAALSLVGFAGAFGLVRDFLNEEGAAPRAKKSR